In Persephonella sp. IF05-L8, the following are encoded in one genomic region:
- a CDS encoding DUF87 domain-containing protein, giving the protein MKILKKEEIYPVLKQLFSSAQKEVKISSPWIKSEVLTTLLDDKNIDIQLIIRGSELEDFAITDIDILKKMKSIGGKVYLNPDIHSKFVIIDNQKAVIGSANITKSGLYEDGNIETAVLIESKQEIKELLQQFEEIKKKSINLFENIAGIVLNSLSSINVEAFLFEELPQQTYIKIPTSETAFLLGRIAVIKELNSSLFSTFYNFASRSMLSETQKIEAVLEQKDELFRKALLFAYLNEKNQNLRIAQIEILAEFNPEKIREKESILKTPMTPPQAGSLIYTLHDEKEIEDIMQINHAGYQMGKPVKFGKLFNTSLNAFIDMEKIYTMHMAVLGTTGSGKTTFVRRVLENMEYSDIQTFIIDLYGEYKKSVKNPHILEIPDILYPVNFDDIKNLFKEYGINFQEKSYEEKKVAAYFRKLLKPDLQIIGFREISLEDAILNAVDMTELKGELRSELLTFLDMLKRDYPEEALRYHTNLTQELFEAINSNKNFIIFDFEKIENPTTRVNIAGLVMKEIFRKAKSDDKKRVVILEEAQNFAPEKGFGEIQAGSSNISYVMARKIATEGRKFDLGLIAITQRPANISKYVLSQLNTQAVFKLINRNDLEAVSVFFEYSKEDIFNILPFLKPGTGFITGLAVPFGILTEIKLG; this is encoded by the coding sequence GATATTCAACTGATAATCCGAGGTTCTGAACTTGAGGATTTTGCAATAACAGATATAGATATTCTTAAAAAGATGAAATCTATCGGCGGCAAAGTTTATTTAAATCCAGACATACACTCAAAATTTGTAATTATAGATAATCAAAAAGCCGTTATAGGCTCTGCAAATATCACAAAATCAGGTCTTTATGAAGATGGAAATATAGAGACGGCAGTTTTAATTGAAAGTAAACAGGAGATAAAAGAATTACTTCAGCAGTTTGAAGAAATTAAGAAAAAATCCATAAACCTGTTTGAGAATATAGCCGGCATTGTTCTTAACAGCCTTAGTTCAATAAATGTTGAAGCATTTTTGTTTGAGGAACTTCCCCAGCAAACATACATAAAAATCCCAACCTCCGAAACAGCTTTTTTACTGGGAAGAATAGCTGTTATCAAAGAATTAAACAGTTCTTTGTTCTCAACATTTTATAATTTTGCATCCCGTTCAATGCTGTCAGAAACCCAGAAAATAGAAGCTGTTTTGGAACAGAAGGATGAACTTTTCAGAAAAGCTCTGCTGTTTGCCTATTTAAATGAGAAAAATCAAAACCTACGCATAGCCCAGATAGAGATACTTGCAGAATTTAATCCTGAAAAAATCAGAGAGAAAGAAAGTATTTTAAAAACCCCTATGACACCGCCCCAGGCCGGTTCATTGATTTACACCCTTCATGATGAAAAAGAGATAGAAGACATTATGCAGATAAACCATGCAGGATACCAGATGGGCAAGCCTGTAAAATTTGGAAAACTGTTTAATACATCCCTTAATGCCTTTATTGATATGGAAAAGATATACACCATGCATATGGCTGTGCTGGGAACTACAGGTTCAGGAAAAACAACATTTGTTCGGAGGGTGCTGGAAAATATGGAATACTCAGATATCCAGACATTTATAATAGACCTATACGGTGAATATAAAAAATCAGTTAAAAATCCCCATATCTTAGAAATTCCGGATATACTTTATCCTGTTAATTTTGATGATATAAAAAATCTGTTTAAAGAATACGGAATAAACTTTCAGGAAAAATCTTATGAAGAAAAAAAGGTAGCTGCATATTTCAGAAAACTCCTTAAGCCTGACCTCCAGATAATTGGTTTTAGAGAAATTTCCCTTGAGGATGCGATACTAAATGCAGTAGACATGACAGAGCTAAAAGGAGAACTCAGGTCTGAGCTTTTGACTTTTCTGGATATGCTAAAGAGAGATTACCCTGAAGAAGCCCTTAGATACCATACAAATCTTACACAGGAATTATTTGAAGCAATTAACAGCAATAAAAACTTTATTATCTTTGATTTTGAAAAAATAGAAAATCCTACAACAAGGGTAAATATAGCCGGTCTTGTGATGAAAGAGATATTCAGAAAGGCAAAATCAGACGATAAAAAGCGTGTTGTTATTCTGGAAGAAGCCCAGAACTTTGCCCCAGAAAAAGGATTTGGGGAAATTCAGGCAGGCTCTTCAAATATTTCTTATGTAATGGCAAGGAAAATCGCTACAGAGGGAAGAAAGTTTGACCTTGGCCTTATTGCAATAACCCAGAGACCTGCAAACATAAGCAAGTATGTCCTTTCACAGCTAAACACACAGGCAGTTTTCAAGCTGATTAACAGAAATGACCTTGAGGCTGTATCTGTATTTTTTGAATATTCAAAAGAGGATATTTTTAATATCCTACCATTTTTAAAACCGGGAACAGGATTTATCACAGGGCTTGCCGTTCCTTTTGGTATTCTAACCGAGATAAAATTAGGATAA